The following are encoded together in the Myotis daubentonii chromosome Y, mMyoDau2.1, whole genome shotgun sequence genome:
- the LOC132225555 gene encoding melanoma antigen preferentially expressed in tumors-like translates to HSSFMGMSLPAPRRLLELACQSLLRDEASAITALEWLPMELFPPLFITAFTGKHSRVLKAMVQAWPFPCLPLGALMNHRQSYQDILQAVLEGLDAMLAQDPRPRRCKLQVLNLQKRVHLEFWMVWAGTRAHVCSLLEPEALQPMRNRRKVHSLTARPNPPLAPVEVLIDLCLKKGVLDESLSYLIKKVSERRGLLHLCSKKLKVFAMSKQNTNILDMVQLDSVQDLEVNCTWKLSTLRKFAPYLGQMGNLRRFLLSHVFTSSHTTLEQEEQCVGLVTSQFLNLPHLQELNLDDVSILRGNLDEILRCLKSPLETLSITNCLLFERDFRHLSQHLNVSQLKSLSFSGLNLTIISSQSLQFLLERASPTLQDLNLDECGIMDHQFLDILPALSHCSQLTTLSFCENPISMMVLEDLLHHVVGLSKLSCVIYAAPVESYEETSSNINLGRLAQMHAMLKHMLQELGRPGMVWLCAYPCPHCGCRTFHDPTPIL, encoded by the exons catagcagcttcatggggatgagcctcccagctccacgcagactcctggaactggcatgtcagagcctgctgcgggatgaagcctcggccatcactgctctggagtggcttcctatggagctcttcccacctcttttcatcacagccttcactgggaagcacagcagagtcctgaaggccatggtgcaggcttggcccttcccctgcctccctctgggggccctgatgaaccatcggcagtcttaccaggatatcttgcaggctgtgctcgagggactcgatgccatgcttgcccaggaccctcgacccag gagatgtaaactgcaggtgcttaatttacagaagagagttcatttggagttctggatggtgtgggcaggaaccagagcccatgtgtgctcactgctggagcctgaggccctgcagcccatgaggaataggaggaaagtGCACAGCTTAACGGCCAGGCCAAATCCACCCTTGGCCCCCGTGGAGGTGTTAATAGACCTTTGCCTCAAGAAAGGTGTCCTTGATGAGTCCCTCAGCTACCTGATTAAGAAAGTCAGCGAGCGGAGAGGTTTGCTGCACCTTTGCTCTAAGAAGCTGAAGGTTTTTGCGATGTCGAAGCAAAACACTAACATCCTGGATATGGTGCAGCTGGACTCTGTccaggatttggaggtaaactgtacctggaagctgtccactctgaggaagttcgctccttacctgggccagatgggcaatctgcgccggttcctgctctcccacgtcttcacgtcttctcacaccaccttggagcaggaggagcagtgtgttggcctggtcacctctcaattcctcaacctgccccacctccaggagctcaATTTGGACGATGTCTCCATCCTCAGAGGCAACCTGGAtgagatcctcag gtgcctgaagagccccttggagaccctgtccatcactaactgcctgcttttcgaaagagactttagacatctctcccagcatctgaatgtcagccagctgaaaagcctgagtttcagtgggctcaacctgaccattatcagttctcagtcactccaatttcttttagagagagcctcccccactctccaggacctgaacttggatgagtgtgggatcatggaccaccagttcctggacatcctgccagccctgagccactgctcccagctcACAACCCTAAGTTTCTGTGAAAACCCCATCTCCATGATGGTCCTGGAGGACCTGCTTCACCACGTTGTCGGGCTGAGCAAGCTGAGTTGCGTGATTTATGCAGCGCCCGTGGAGAGTTATGAGGAAACTAGCAGcaacatcaacctgggccgacttgcccagatgcatgccatgctgaagcatatgcttcaggagttgggtcggcccggcatggtctggctctgtgcttacccctgtcctcactgtggctgtagaaccttccatgacccaactcccattctgtga